The Manihot esculenta cultivar AM560-2 chromosome 17, M.esculenta_v8, whole genome shotgun sequence genome contains the following window.
ataaataattgaaatataaaatttttttaacaatcaacttatttcaaaattaaaacttattaataatcttctttcaaaaatttttattttttattatttatgtacaaataaaaaaaatataaatattgcattataaatttaattattttttaaaatattaaaatttatataaattcaataaattattattacaataaaatttaaaattaataatattaaattttaattttaattttttaattttgatttaaataatttaatttttttatattttgatgtaattttaattaatttataaatttttaaatttaatagtttatgtggtaatttatatttgaatgaaattttaattgattttcaaatatcaaaatgcaataatttaaatagaatgtcaaaatataatattttagtattttttaaatataatttaatttaacataaaaaaataatattaatttatatttaaatacagttaaatgatatatttaattttaaaaataataataatttaactgtTTAATATACTATCGATAATTTCAATAATAACTAAATTTTGCTTTAcatcaataattataaaaattttataataaatattatttttaattattttatatacactgctattttaaattaaataatatattaataataaaatatttataattattaataataaaataaaatttatcactattataaatatgaactatatatttaataattaaattatttatttttaattttaatttttaaaagtaattaaaattatatttaaatataaatattgagttaatttatttaaaatttaaatatttgaattaaaatatatatatacattgatatgtatatatataattataattattattaataagtatgtgtgtatatatatattattattctatattttagtcattgataattattaaaaatttataagaatataatttaataaatttaatttttaattatattttattaaataattgtttttttaatatacgtaaaaaaattaaagaaaataaaaattataagagggagatgtattattttttaataataaaatattatttttatataataaattttattttttataattttaaaaattatttattattttatgtttttttatttttatgttaattaaaatattaaattattaaaataatattttattaaaaaaataatattttattatgttaaaacttatttaatttttaataaaaatatacaaattaattaGCTATAAAATTTGAATCACACATTATTAATTGttctcatatattttaattgtttataattaagttggtaaatttataataaattaaaaaaattaattttattatttaaaatttaaaatttaaaatataaatataaattaaaataaatattttttattcaataaattttttgataaataatGGTACAtattagaattataatttttttttaattaaaattaattaaaataaatggttaaaattaaagtaaatgtaagagaattgattttattatctaatattttaaaattacaatataaatgaaaaaaatggaaaatatttgaattttttattaataaattttattaaaataatataatttaaaaagtattttacaAATTTAACCTCAGCTTAAAAAAATATACTGTAGTGTTGTTCCTATGATTTAATAAAAGTGAACCCATAAAAAAGGcttaatatttatatgtatttaattttaattttaattttttaattttgatttaaataatttaatttttttatattttgatgtaattttaattaatttataaatttttaaatttaatagtttatgtggtaatttatatttgaatgaaattttaattgattttcaaatatcaaaatgcaataatttaaatagaatgtcaaaatataatattttagtattttttaaatataatttaatttaacataaaaaaataatattaatttatatttaaatacagttaaatgatatatttaattttaaaaataataataatttaactgtTTAATATACTATCGATAATTTCAATAATAACTAAATTTTGCTTTAcatcaataattataaaaattttataataaatattatttttaattattttatatacactgctattttaaattaaataatatattaataataaaatatttataattattaataataaaataaaatttatcactattataaatatgaactatatatttaataattaaattatttatttttaattttaatttttaaaagtaattaaaattatatttaaatataaatattgagttaatttatttaaaatttaaatatttgaattaaaatataaaataatataaatgctCAATCTTTTCATCAATTAATGATTTTACAATTTTGAGGAGACCTGTATTTTTAATAAAGAGCCGTCCGAATTTAGTTAATATAACTCCTGTGtgagaaatattaaaatacaaaattaaattaattaaattaaaattaaaaattttgaattaaaatataaatacacatTCAACTTTTAGCTTTTAATAAAtgtctattttaattttatatttttaaaaatttctaatataattttaatatttaaaaataattacaaattaatctctattattaaattttcaattaatataCCGTCCACTTTAATGAAAATAATCAAAAATACTTTTTAGTATATATCTTAATCTAAGgttctattaaatttataaaaaagtttctataattttttaaattaatttttatatcttataattatttaaaaataaaatcttaaaggTGAATCGCAAAATAAtaagtttattaattttgattgtatttaaaaattttaattcattcatattaaaataagtcctttgcttttaaaataaaagtgagttttttttattttgttttaaaaaaatggaCAAATATTAATcttgtattataaaatttaaaaaagcaaaagaaaatttttaaaattaaaaagggaaAATTGCCCACAGGATTCGCAAATTCAATTGaaatttgcaattttttttttttttttttggtttttgagAGAATTATAGCGGGAGATACCAAATCCTTTCATTGGTTGTGTACTTGGGTCTCCAAATCCTTGCATTAACTGCATCAATCCGTCACCTGCCCAAGAACAGCATGTAAGATTCTCTTCTGCGACTATTTTGTTTTCGTAAAAGAAATTGCACCACATTCACACCCAGTTGCAATTGtcattaatcaaaatttcaaaattttcatttggGTTTCTGTGATTGCCATCGAGGAGCAgttttgatttattttgtaTGCAGATTTGCATTCGAAAATGGGTGTGCCAAGATTTACTCGGCCTAAGGGAGTGAATGAGCAATTGAGCCCTAACCTTTATGTAGCCAATTGTGGACCATCTGTTGGACTTTCGTATGAGATAATTGAATCGGTGTTTAGTAAATTTGGACAAGTGAAAGGAGTGTATGCTGCTGATGAGAGTGGTGTTCGTGTTATTGTTTCTTATTTTGAGGTGGATTCTGCACAAGCTGCATTGACAACTTTAGATGGGCATCCTTGCCCTGATCTTGGAGGACGCTCTTTGCATATTCGTTTTTCTGTTCTTCAACCAACTTCTGAGGTATTCACTCTTTTCTAAGCTAAGCTTTCTTGGGATTTCATCTTTTTGGTCATTGCAATTGTCAAAGTAAAAAAGACATGTTCTAATTTAGTGAACATTTGCTATTGTGTAATTGAATATAATGAATAGGTaatcgataaaaaaaaaaaaaaaaaaaaaaaaaaaaaaaaaaagaagaagaagaagaagaagaaagaatcaACAGAAAAATGGACTACAAATTCATTAAATTACATAACTTTCGGTTGTGGTGTAccgagctttttttttttttttaaataaaagccTTGAGTCATATTTAtggttttagatttttttactgGCGGCTAAGTTGcatatttcaattttcaatttgcttTGGTGGTCTGTTCAATTTATTCCATATATAGCATCAAGCATGTCTGCGTTAATTAAGTAAGAATTGCAACCatgtttttgtatttttttttttcaccttcATTGTTGTTTTCAATACGATGCTTGTGATGATAGTCTGTTCATGCAGTTCCGTGAAGATGAGTAGTATAAGAAGAATGAcctattgaatctcttgggatTATTCTTCTTTGCACATGCGCGGATCACCTTACTTAAATCTGTCAATGCTCTTTTAGTTGCTAATATTCTAATAATTATATGGTGCAATCAGAGAAAATATTGCTATTCTGATTGTATATTTTCCTTCTCTGCTTTCTTTTCCCTCTTTGTGTGAATACCTATCTCTTAACTGTCGCCTAAGTTCCCAACAGTAATATGAACAATAAATATGCCAATGATACGATGGATATGTTAATTGTTTGTGATACATGCATCACTTTCTTTGGTCAATCTATTTGGTGGTTGCCTGTTAATAGCTTGCACTTCTACTAGGGTCAGGCAAATGATTCCATCCCAGTGTCGCTGGTGGCTTCAGATTTAAACATCCCAGGCCTTTACTTGTGGCATGACTTTGTTAATGCTAAAGAAGAACGGGTTAGGGTCTCCACATTTTATAGTGATACCTTTCAGTTGGTTTGCTATTTTGTCACATTGAGGTTcttaaagaaattatttttctttattcagGAATTGCTTGCAGCTGTTGATGATCGGCCTTGGAACAAGCTTTCTAAGAGAAGGGTTCAGCATTATGGATACGAATTTTGTTACGATGTAATTATACTATTGATTATGGAAGGAGCTCCTGCCACTTTTTAATATGTTTGGGATGATCTACCACCTATATTACTTCCTCTTTTTTTGGGGATGTTTACAACGCATGCCCATATTTTGTAGCTAGAAATGTAAAACATTAGGCATGTTTCAAACAATAGAATCATATTTCATAGCTTGAAAATTTTCTGTTGTGTAAGTAGAGAGGATTAAATTTGATGCTTGAACTGGAAATATAATTGTCTTGTCAGTTATAGAAGGAAACTTTATTTAGTTGCAGAACTTTAGTTATTTTGGCTTTTCCTACAATTTGAGTTCCTAGGAGtctgatctttctttttcaaacaCTTCTTTGTTCTTACCACTCAGTAATCTCTCAATgaaattttacaattttactTGCACCTAACAGCTAACACATGCAGCTCACAGTCTCACTCACAATcagaggaaaaaaaataaagaaagcaagaaagaaaCAAATGAAGAAATTTTACATGGTCCGGCAATATGCCAACATCCACAGAAAATCACCTCCACGAAAGAGAATGTTACATGAGTCTATATATTGGAGAAGTTTTCCTTTTCAAATTAGGTGTAGGAGAAacataaaattacataaatattctTCTAAGTAGAACCAACCTACGCTAACAAAACTGAATTGTATTGGAAGGGTTTCTCCCTTCACAAGCCCAACTGTTTAATTATGGGTCAAATCAAACTTAAGAGTGGAATTTCAGAACCCCTATTCCCAAATACCCCTTTCTCTTGGAGCTTTTAGCATAGAGTATCTCTCTAAATATGTGGCATTATCTTGACTTCTTCAATTCCAAAATCAGTTCTCTTTTGTTTTCTGAGGTTGTCACTGTAaggctttttttcttttattattattatctggCTGCTCGCAATTCTTTGGAGTTTTGAAATATTGAAGAAATATGATATGCAGGTTGTGCTTGTATCTCAAATTTTAGGCATTATTTAACAATAGAATCGTAGTAGAAAGAGCTATAAATTGTATATGAAACTCTAGTGACTTTGAGACTTTATATGTTGTGGTAAGCATTCTTGAGTTATTGTGCTGTACCAACAATAAAAAGCACTTCTTGGCAACAAAATATAATGTTGTTCTGCTATAAAATGAACAATAAAGCCAATGCTACTATTTTGATTGAGGCTGAATTTTTCTTGTTGTATTGACATGCAGCCCTCTTCTATATTTAGTCCTGTTTCAGTGATGATGAATTTGCAACTTGGTTCCATATTTCTTTGATTCAGTGTTATTGTTGGGTTCTAATCATGGATATTGTGGACAGTAACTTTCATCTTTGGCATCTCATTGACGGAATTCTGCTTTATATCCTTTAGCAATAGCGGAGACAATCTGATTGCTTCCTAGATAGTAGGTATTTGTGGTTTACTGTAAGAATCTCTGAAGCTTATTACTTCTTTATTTCTGGTACAGACAAGAAATGTCAATACAAAAGAGCAGTTGGGTGAGCTTCCATCATTTGTTTCTTCCATTCTTAAAAGGATTTCATCGCTTTCAGACCTAGGAGATTCTGAAAGTCTAGCCGTGGACCAACTTACTGTATGTAGTAACCTTTCCTGTCCGTCATTTACTTCTGCAGTGTTTATTTGTAATTCAACTCTCTTGACATTTTTATGCCATTCCTCTTCTGTAGTGAAATAGAAGAGGTTACATAAATGAATACTCTGTGTGGAACTAAACTTTGATTGTTGAAAAGATGATGATCGTTTATGTATTGCATTTAAGGCTGAAAATTCATGATTATGTTACAGGTTAATGAGTACCCAAGAGGAGTGGGTTTGTCCCCACACATTGACACCCATTCAGCATTTGAGGGATTAATTTTTAGCCTTTCATTAGCAGGGCCTTGCATAATGGAGTTCCGGAGATATTTAGATGGTTCGTGGATTCCTAAAGCTACAGCAAGGAATGATACGAAAGTTGAAAATCTTGATGATGGTTCAAGTTTAATAAGGAGGGCTATCTACCTTCCTCCTCGTTCTATGCTTTTATTATCTGGGGAAGCACGCTTTGCTTGGCTTCATTATATCCCACACCATAAGGTTCATTGGCTTTCCATTGGTTCCATATGGTGCTATTTTCCTTTATGAAGTTCAAGCATTTCCATTTACCGTCAAATAGGGAAcaattcttttaaataaaactgATGAGCAACTGTTGAAGAAAAATATCATTTCATGATGAGCGAAAGAAAGTGCTTTAATGTTTAGAATGTTGAGTGGAAAAAAATAGGCTCAGAATTAGGCAGGATTCACCAGGATTCTGAGAATAAGATTTTTAACATTTCGGAAATTTGCAAATAGGTTAGAACTAGTAGACTAACATTGGTTGGCTTGAGGACTCTCCTATGATGGAAGCCTCAAAAAATTTTCAGGTGAAATTGCATAACAGAATTCTGTTATAGACTTTAAGTTCTTTCATAAGAATATCTAGACCAGGAATTTTATTGTGTAGTATGAAATATCAAAGATGAGGTGATCCTGATCTACCAGTAATCCTCAATTAAGACAGTATGAGAGTTGTAAATAGGAAACTAGTGGCTTGGTGAAGTGCTCTAAGGACTTGTTATAAATTAGCTGTTCTCTCTTAGAAACATGCAATgagcaataaaaatatatatattaaacaaagcaaaagaaaaaaaaaaagaaacaaaaaggagATAAAGACAACCATCTTGAAAATTTTTGTTTCTGCTCATATTTTTAGGAAGAAGAATGCAAAGTACTATTATTAAGATGAGTAAGGTCCACCAGATGGGGAAAGAACATTATCCTTAGACTTTGAAAGGCTGGCCAGGCCATGAGCATTTAAAATTAGCCAGCCAAGAAACAAAAGTACAAATCAGATCTGGACTATTAACAACAAACTAAACCTGGAGGATTCTTTGTTtatattaatttcttatttCTTTCCCCTTTAATCAATTGGTCATATATCTCATCCTTTTATACAAAGGTTTGTTAATGCTTGTTACAGATTGACATGGTAAATGATGATGTGGTCAGAAGGGGCTCAAGAAGAGTATCTTTTACGTTTCGTAAGGTGGGTAGACTTGATTTCCTGGTATATTCCATCTTGACTTTGTTGAGTTTtaagaggctgagtttctgGGTCTTTTTTGTTGGATGTACAAGATATCAAGATGTTTCATGATCACAGATTTCAAAtctggtattttttttttgttatttagatTTCTATTGTATGATTATAACTGCTGATTGCTGAATTTATCGCATTGTTTTTAGATTACTCAAAATGTTATAATAGGTTATGTATATCATAAGTTATAGATCCTGCATCTCATTTCTCTTTTCTGGTTTATTTATCTGGGTCATTTTACTTTTGGAGCTTTCACTTGCAGGGTTTAAACATATGCTGCATTAAGCAGTTGACTTAATATAATGTATCTGAGCACAAAAAGCctaaatacaataaaaatcttaaatttaggTGCCTAAATACAAACAAAAATCTTAAACTTAGGTGCTGTTTGTGATTCTTTTggggatttttaattttatcaattcagaACCTTTTTCAGGCCTAATTCCAGTGGTATGATGCTTGAATACTGCTTGGTAGGTTAGGCCTTAATGTGATTTTTTCTCACCAGAcaaaatacaataaagcaacataaaggaaaaaaagaaaacaccATGGAAAAATGAATTTGGTGCTATGTCTGCAACACTTCAACATTCCAAGCTCGAGATTCACTGGAATCAAGATAGaattggaaaaaataaaaagttgaaatgctgaattgataaaattaaaactccCTAATAGAAtcacaaaaaattttaaataattcaacATTTGTTTGTATTTAGGCCAAACAAAATCCGTTGACTATTCAATGCATTCAACCAAATGGCTATGTCCAAGGTTGGATGGCCAGAAtgaataaaaaatgttttatgcAAAATTCCTTGCATCCATGTGTGAGCAGGATCACTAAACATTAATAGGATCACAAATGACATGTGAAACACCAATATTGGCATAGATGATATAGTTCAAAACTAGCATGTAAGATCAAGTGATCTTTGAAACTGAGGTAACTATGACTCGTATTTATAGGGGTCGTGAATGATTCTTTAGATCAATTTATTGAATGAGAGAAGGTTGTTTCGGGTAAACTCGGTGTTCCCTTCatatattttagttttacttTATGCAGTGGCTAGAGAACAGTTCTTCAGATGTTTTCACTTTAATTCTATTATTGGTTACAGCAAATTTCCACATATATTTCTACAAAGAAATGGGATTGAAACAAATTAAGtgggatattttttaaatgttttcatattttgGAACTCTGCAACATAAATGtgatttcaatttagttttcaccATTCATGAATATTGAAGTTTCTGATTAATCCCAGTTGTTAATTCATCTAAGAAATGGTTATGTTAATATTCTGTATGGTTATCTTCCCTTGCAGGTACGAAGAGGTCCTTGCCAATGTGAATTTCCCCAGTATTGTGATTCTCGAAGATAAGAGAAACGAGCTCTCATGCCTACCGAGTATTCATTCGAAAACTGGGTGATTGTCTGTAAGAGAACACAATGATACATTCAAGTCTCGTGGTCATGAGGTGGTTCATCTTGGAAGGAATGGTTATTAGTTCAAGAACAAAGATGAACAGCTTCTTGATCCACAAAGTCTGTACGACAGAATCTTCCTTTTGAGCAAAAGGTGATCCATTTTGCTATTAGTTTGGAGTTGGTGCTGGGGTTGAGGTTAGAAAGTCAAAAAACTTGTTAActattattttagattttttatagaataattattttaaaaaacactAGTTTTTTTGGGAATTTTTAGTAAAATccaactttaaaataattttattacaattaaagTGTTACTtttatttaagttatttttataaaattaatttaaattttagatccAAAATGTAATTTTCATTAAGTTAAAACAgttaatcattattaaaataattagtatTATAGAACATATCTTAAGAGATTAGAGGTGAAATTaacatttaataatatatttaaatataatgttgatttttttttaaaaaaaataatgtaaggtaatataatataatgaaTAAAACCTCTCAAATTAATGATATTATATCCTAAAAAAATgagaattttgaaatttaaaaaccttaaacaaaatttcttaaaagtaaaaaacttGCTGGCAAATTGAACCTACGATTTTAAAACAGATTTATGacaaaaattctaaaatta
Protein-coding sequences here:
- the LOC110604451 gene encoding alkylated DNA repair protein ALKBH8 homolog; the encoded protein is MGVPRFTRPKGVNEQLSPNLYVANCGPSVGLSYEIIESVFSKFGQVKGVYAADESGVRVIVSYFEVDSAQAALTTLDGHPCPDLGGRSLHIRFSVLQPTSEGQANDSIPVSLVASDLNIPGLYLWHDFVNAKEERELLAAVDDRPWNKLSKRRVQHYGYEFCYDTRNVNTKEQLGELPSFVSSILKRISSLSDLGDSESLAVDQLTVNEYPRGVGLSPHIDTHSAFEGLIFSLSLAGPCIMEFRRYLDGSWIPKATARNDTKVENLDDGSSLIRRAIYLPPRSMLLLSGEARFAWLHYIPHHKIDMVNDDVVRRGSRRVSFTFRKVRRGPCQCEFPQYCDSRR